The Nocardioides ochotonae genome segment CTCGCTGCCCTGGTAGACGTCCGGGACGCCCGGCATGGTCAGCGCGACCAGCTTGGCCGCGAGGGAGTTGGACCACCCCGGCACCGTGACCTGCGCGAGCAGGTCGTCCAGCACCGCGGCGACCTCCGGGACGTCGAAGGCGCTGTCGACCGCTGCGTGCACGGCCGCCTCGTAGTCGGCGTCCGGGGCGGTCCAGGTGGTGCGGTCGCCGGCCTCGCGCATCGCCTTCTCGGCGTACCCGTGCAGCCGGTCGCGGTCCGCGGGCCAGGCGCCGAGCACGGCCTGCCACAGCAGCGAGCCGAAGCCCGGGGCGGGCACAGGCGACAGCGCGAGCAGCCGGTCGAGCGCGGCCGCCCAGACCTCGGGGATCTCCGCGAGCGCGGTGATCCGGGCGCGCACGTCCTCGCCGCGCTTGGTGTCGTGGGTGGAGAGCGTGGTCATGGCGTGCGGCCAGTGCTGCTGGCGCTCGGCCATCGCCTCGTGGAAGCCGCTCACCGGCAGCGCGAAGACCGAGGGGTCCCCGCCGACCTCGTTGAGCGAGGTCAGCCGCGACCAGCGGTAGAAGGCGCAGTCCTCCACGCCCTTGGCCATCACCATCCCGCTGGTCTGCTGGAAGCGGCGGGTGCCGTCGGCCTCGCCGTGGAACAGCTTCGGCTCGAGCCGGTCGAAGGTGCCGGCGAGGTCGGGTCGCCGACGCCGCGCCTCGGCGAAGGCGTGCTCGAGGTGCTCGCGCCCCTCGGGCAGGTAGGAGCGGTAGACGGGGAAGCAGGCCATCAGCTCGCCGATCGCGTCCTCGGCGCGGAAGGCCGGCAGCGGGGGGTCCTCGCGGCGCAGGTCGCGCACGATGCGGCGCACCTCGGAGTGCAGCAGGTTGTCGGCGACCTCGCGCTTGGTGCCGTGCACCATCTCGTGCCAGTCGACCGGGGCCCCGCGCAGTCGGGCCTCGAGCGCGTCCAGCGGCTCCTGGCCGGCGGGGTCGGTGAGCACCCGGTCGAGGTGGGCGAGCGCGTCGTATCCGGTGGTGCCGGCGGTGGCCCAGGAGGACGGCAGCTGCTCGCCGGGCTCGAGGATCTTCTCCACCAGCACGTAGGCGCCGCCGGTGAGGGCGGCCAGGTCGTCGAGGTACTTGCCCGGGTCGCGCAGCCCGTCGGGGTGATCGACGCGCAGCCCGTCGACCAGGCCCTCGGTGAACCAGCGCCGGATCTCCACGTGGGTGTCGGCGAAGACCTCCGGCTCCTCGACGCGCACCGCGGCCAGGGTGTTGACCGCGAAGAAGCGGCGGTAGTTGAGCCCGTCGTCGGCCACCCGCCAGTTGACCAGCTCGTAGTGCTGGCGGTCGTGCACGGTGGTGGCGGCCACCCCCGGCTTGCCCCAGTCGTCGGCGCTGCCGGGCGCGACCGGGAAGCGGTGGTCGTGGTAGCGCAGCTCGGGCTCGCCGTCGGGGCCCTCGACCACGTCGAGGTGGCCGACCGGGCCGCCGTCGAGGGTCTGGTCATCGTCGCCGACGACCGGGATCCGCAGCCGCTGCCCGGTCGGGTTCCAGTCGATGTCGAAGGCCGGGGCGTGCTGGGCGTCGCGGCCGTGCTTGAGCACGTCCCACCACCACGGGTTCGCCGCCGGCGTCGCGACGCCGACGTGGTTGGGCACGATGTCGACCAGGACGCCCATGCCGAGACGGCGTGCCTCCGCGCTCACGGCGGCCAGGCCCTCTGCGCCGCCGCGCGAGGAGTCGACGTGGTCGTGGGCGACCACGTCGTAGCCGTGGGTGCTGCCCGGCTCGGCCGCCAGCAGCGGCGACAGGTAGACCCAGTCCACGCCCAGCTCGTGGAGGTAGGGCAGCAGCCGGGCCGCGGCGAACAGGTCCAGGTCCTGGGTGATCTGGAGCCGGTAGGTGCTGGTGGGGACGCGCACGGCTCAGCCCTGCCCGCCGGTCGCGCCGGCCTGGCTGGCGTTGGCGGCCTGGGCCGCCACGGACGCCGCCACCGACACGTCGGGCTCGGTCTCGGCCTCGCGGTGCTCGCGCAGCACCAGCACGCTGCAGGTGTCGAGCTCGTACGTCGCCCCGGCCGCCAGCGGCGGGCTCGCGTCGGCGTCGCCGCCGGTGTCGATCACGACGTCCCACGCCTCGGCGTACTCCTCGGGCGGCAGGGTGATCGTGGCCGGGCCGTCGGCGTTGAAGTAGAGCACGAAGTGGTCGTCGACGATCGGCTGGCCGCGCTCGTCGCGCCCCGCGATGCCGTGGCCGTTGAGGTACATCCCGAGCGCCTTGGCGCCGTCGTCCCACTGGTCGTCCTCGATCGGGCGGCCGTCGAGGTGCAGCCACACGATGTCGTTGAGCCGGTCGCCGTCGCCGCCGTCGGGGACCCGGACCGTGCCGCCGGTGAAGAACCGCTTGCGCCGGAACGTCGGGTGGTCGCGGCGCAGCCGGGCGACCGCGGCGGTGAACTCGACCAGCGGCAGGTCGGCGTCCTTCCAGTCCACCCAGCTGAGCTCGGAGTCCTGGGCGTAGGTGTTGTTGTTGCCCTGCTGGGTGCGGCCCAGCTCGTCACCGTGCAGCAGCATCGGCACGCCCTGGCTCAGCAGCAGCGTGGTGATCAGGTTGCGCTGGGCGCGCGCCCGCGCGGCCAGGATCTCCGGGTCGTCGGTGGGGCCCTCGACGCCGTGGTTGTTCGAGCGGTTGTGGCTCTCGCCGTCGTTGTTGTCCTCGCCGTTGGCGTCGTTGTGCTTCTCGTTGTAGGACACCAGGTCGCGCAGCGTGAACCCGTCGTGGGCGGTGACGAAGTTGATGCTGGCGAACGGACGCCGCCCGGAGTGCTCGTAGAGGTCCGAGGAGCCGGCGAGCCGGCTGGCGAACTCGCCCAGCGACGGCTCGCCGCGCCAGAAGTCGCGCACGGTGTCGCGGTAGGCGCCGTTCCACTCCGTCCACTGCGGCGGGAAGCCGCCGACCTGGTAGCCGCCCGGACCGACGTCCCAGGGCTCGGCGATCAGCTTGACCTGGCTGACCACCGGGTCCTGCTGCACGAGCTCGAAGAACGTCGCGAGCCGGTCCACCTCGTAGAACTCCCGCGCCAGGGTCGAGGCGAGGTCGAAGCGGAACCCGTCGACGTGCATCTCGGTGACCCAGTAGCGCAGCGAGTCCATGATCAGCTGCAGGGAGTGCGGGTGGCGCACGTTGAGGCTGTTGCCGGTGCCCGTGTAGTCCATGTAGTAGCGCGGGTCGTCCTCGACCAGGCGGTAGTAGGCCTGGTTGTCGATGCCGCGGAAGCTCAGCGTCGGACCGAGGTGGTTGCCCTCCGCGGTGTGGTTGTAGACCACGTCGAGGATCACCTCGATGCCGGCGGCGTGCAGCGCCTTGACCATCGACTTGAACTCCTGGACCTGCGCGCCGAGCGTGGCCGGGTCGCGCCCGGTCGAGGCGTAGTCGGCGTGCGGGGCGAAGAAGCCGAGGGTGTTGTAGCCCCAGTAGTTGCGCAGTCCCTTCTCCAGCAGCGTGCTGTCCTGCACGAACTGGTGGACCGGCATCAGCTCGATCGCGGTCACCCCGAGCTTCTGCAGGTGCGCGATCACGGCCGGGTGCGCGACGCCGGCGTAGGTGCCGCGCTGCTCGTCCGGCACGTCGGGGTGCAGCTCGGTGAGACCCTTGACGTGCGCCTCATAGATCAGGGTGTCGTTGTAGGCGTAGCCGGGGCGCCGGTCGCCCTCCCAGTCGAAGTAGGGGTTGATCACGACGCCGTGGGTCATGTGCGGCGCGGAGTCCTCGTCGTTGCGCGAGCCCTCGTCGCCGAAGTTGTAGGAGAACAGCGCCTGGTCCCAGTCGATGTCGCCGGTGGTCGCCTTGGCGTAGGGGTCGAGCAGCAGCTTGTTCGGGTTGCAGCGCAGCCCCTGCTCGGGGTCCCACGGACCGTGCACGCGGTAGCCGTAGCGCTGCCCGGGCTGGATGCGCGGCAGGTAGCAGTGCCAGACGTAGGCGTCGACCTCGGTCAGCTCCAGGCGGGTCTCGGACAGGGTGCCGTCGGCGGTCTCGTCGAACAGGCAGAGCTCGACGCGCTCGGCGACCTCGCTGAACAGCGCGAAGTTGGTCCCGCTGCCGTCGAAGGTGGCACCGAGGGGGTAGGGCTGGCCCGGCCAGACCTCGGGGGCGGCGTCGGCGGGATCGATCACGGGGGCACCTCTCGCGGGGCTGCGTGGAGCGGGACGGGTCGCGGCGGCACGGGGAGGGAGCGCGCGCGGACCCGGGGCGGCGGAGCCCGGCTTGTACCCGTTGGTCGCCGGAAGGAATCTTCCAGGCCTCCCGCCGTCTGTTACCGGTGAGTATCGTGGCGCCATGAAGCGAGCGATCTATGACGAGGACCACGAGGCATTCCGCGGCTCGGTGCGCGAGTTCCTGGAGCGCTCGGTGCTCCCGGACGTCGAGCAGTACGCCGAGGCGAAGGCGATCCCGCGCGAGTTCTGGCTCGAGGCCGGGCGCCAGGGCCTGCTCGGCCTGGCGATCCCCGAGGAGTACGGCGGGGCCGGGGCCGACGACTACCGGTTCAACGCGGTCCTGCTCGAGGAGCTCAACAAGGTCAACGCCGCGCTCGGCTCCTGCGTGGGCATCCACGCCGACATCACCGCGCCGTACCTCGTCGAGCTCGGCACCGAGGAGCAGAAGAAGCGCTGGCTGCCCGGCGTGGCCGCGGGCGAGATCCTGCTGGCCATCGGCATGACCGAGCCCTCCGGCGGCTCCGACCTCGCCGCGCTGCGGACCACCGCCGTGCGCGACGGCGACTCCTGGGTCATCAACGGCTCGAAGACCTTCATCACCAACGGCTACTCCGCCGACCTGGTGCTGGTCGCGGCCCGCACCTCCCCGGAGAAGAAGGCCCGCGGCATCACCCTGTTCGCCGTGGAGACCGGCACCCCCGGCTTCAGCCGCGGCCGCAAGCTCGACAAGGTCGGCCAGGACGAGTCCGACACCGCCGAGCTGTTCTTCGAGGACGTGCGCGTCACCGACGCCGAGATCGTCGGCGAGCTCGACGGCGGCTTCATCCACATGATGCAGAAGCTGCCGCAGGAGCGGCTGGGCTGCGCGATCTCCAACGTCGCGCACGCCGCGCAGATCCTCGAGGAGACCATCGCCTACGCCAAGGAGCGCAAGGCGTTCGGGCAGTCGATCGGGCAGTTCCAGCACAACAAGTTCCTGCTCGCCGAGCAGGTGACCAAGATCGAGGTCACCCAGGCCTACATCGACCAGTGCGTGGTCGCCCACGACGCCGGCGAGCTCAGCCCGATCGACGCCGCGAAGGCGAAGTGGTGGTCCTCGCAGGTGCAGAACGAGGTGCTCGACCACTGTGTGCAGCTGCACGGCGGCTACGGCTTCATGAACGAGTACCGCGTCGCCCGCGCCTGGCGCGACGCCCGCGTCTCGAAGATCTGGGCCGGCTCCAACGAGATCATGAAGGAGCTCATCGGGCGCGACCTCGGCCTCTGAGGCGTCTCGGTCAGCGTGCCCTTGCTTGTCGGGTCGCGTCGGGCGGGCCACCATCGGGGGATGAGTCCCAAGGCCCGGCACCCCGCATCCGCCACCCATGCCGGCGAGCCCGGCGTGCCGGGCAGCGGCGGCGGGGTGCGGGGGCGGCTGAACTGGCTGCGGGCCGGCGTGATGGGCGCCAACGACGGCGTGGTGTCCACCGCCGGTCTGGTGGTCGGCGTCGCGGGCGCGACCACCGACCAGGGCGCGATCGCGGTCGCCGGTGTCTCCGGGCTGGTCTCCGGCGCGATCAGCATGGCCGCCGGGGAGTACCTCTCGACCAGCACCCAGCGCGACTCCGAGCTCGCGATGCTCGACACCGAGCGCCGCGAGCTGGCCGAGCAGCCCGAGGCCGAGCGCGACGAGCTCGCCGGCCTGCTCGTCGAGCGCGGGCTGAGCGAGGAGACCGCCCGCGAGGCGGCGGAGCAGATGATGGCCCGCGACCCGCTGGCCGCGCACGCGCGCGTCGAGCTCGGCATCGACCCCGACGACATCACCAACCCGTGGGCGGCGGCGTTCGCCTCCGCGGTGTCGTTCGTGACCGGTGCGGCGTTGCCGCTGCTGGTGATCCTGCTGGCGCCCGACGACATCCGGGTCGTGGTCACGGTGCTGAGCGTGCTGGTCGCGCTGGCGATCACCGGCTTCACCAGCGCGACGCTGGGCTACGCGCCGCGCACCCGGGCAGTGGTGCGCAACGTGGCCGGGGGCGCGCTGGCGATGGGGGTCACCTACGGGATCGGGTCGTTGCTGGGCACGCAGGTCTGAGGACGTCGAGGGCCGCGACCGTCACCGCAGCCACAGCCCCTCGTCCACCTCGTCGCCCTCGACGTGGTGGCCGGCGGCGTACAGCGCCCGCATCGCCGCGTCGACGGCACGGAGGGTGTGGGGCACGCCGTACCGCTCCTCGCCCCACACCCGGTGCATCCGCACCCGCACCTGGGTCGGCGGGGCGGTGTCGAGGGTCTCCACGTCGACGGTCGCCATGAAGGCCCAGGTGACCAGGCGCCGCGGGAGCAGGCCGAGGCGCAGCAGGTACCCGATGTCCTCGGGGACGAGCAGCTCGCGTGTCCAGGACCCGAGCCGCAGCCGGGCGCGACCGGGCTCGCGCTCCTGGAGCCGGTAGCGAGCACCGATGAGCGCGTCGACGAGCGCCGACACGGCCACCTCGGCCGGCGCGGACGTCGTGAGGGTGAGGACAGGTTCCACCATCTGGTGCGGCTTCATCCGCCGCTGCTTGTCGCGCATGCCCTCGCCGCCTCCTCGATCGCCGGCGGCCCCCGGCCGGCATCCGCACCCTGCCCCCGCTCGCGCCGGGTCAATCGGATGTTCGGAGATGTCTAGCATCTGGGGATGCGGATGTTCGCGGCCGTGGTGCCACCCGAGGAGGTCGTCGCGGACCTCGACGCCTTCCTCAACGTACGCCGCGACGCCGGGCCGTTCCGCTGGGCCTCGGCGGAGCAGCTGCACGTGACGGTGGCGTTCTACGCCGACGTGCCGGAGCGGGCGCTCGACGACCTGGTCGAGCGGCTGGGGCGGGCCGCCGCGAAGCGCACGGCCTTCGAGACGCGGATCGCCGGCGGCGGCGCGTTCCCGCACGTCGCCGGGGCCCGGGTGATCTGGGCCGGCCTGGACCTCGACGAGGAGGGCCGCACCGAGCTCGACCGGCTCGCCACCGGGGCGCGGGCGGCCGCGAGCCGCGCCGGCGTCGCCGTCGACGGCCAGCGCTTCCGCCCGCACGTGACGCTGGCCCGGCTGCGCCACCCCGACGACGTGAGCGACTGGGTGCGGCTGCTGGACACCTACGAGGGCCCGGCCTGGACCATCGACCGGCTCCGGCTGATCGCCTCCCACCTCGGCGAGGGCCCCCGCGGCCGCCCCCGCTACGAGCTCGTCGACGAGCTCCTCCTCGGCCGCTGACGCCCCGCTACGGTCGGGGCATGTCCCTCACCCTCGACGAGGCCCGTGCCCGGGCCGCCCAGCTGAGCGACGTCGCCTACGACATCGAGCTCGACCTCACCGACCCCGCCGCGGAGACGTTCGGCTGCCGCACCCGGGTCACGTTCACGACCACCGGGCCCGACACCTTCCTCGAGCTCAGCGGTGCGCGCGACCTCGAGGTGCTCGTGGACGGCGCCCCCGCCCCCACGTCGTACGACGGGCGAAGGATCGCGCTCACCGGCCTGCCCACCGGCGTGCCGGTGAGGGTCGAGGTGACCGCTCGGGTCCCGTACGTCACCGACGGCGACGGGATGCACCGCTTCACCGACCCCGCGGACGGCGAGACCTACCTGTCGGCCTACCTCGGCATGGACGTCTCCCAGCGGGTCTTCGCCTGCTTCGACCAGGTCGACCTCAAGGCGCCGGTGACCATGACCGTGCACGCCGACCCCGCCTGGACGGTGCTGGCCAACGGCCGGGCGCGCGAGCACGGCGACGGCACCTGGCGCTTCGCGACCACCCCGCCGATCCCCACCAACATGGTGGTCGTCTGCGCCGGCCCGTGGCACTCGGTGACCTGGGAGCACCGCGGACTGCCGTTCGGCTGGCACGCGCGCCGCTCGCTGGCCGCCGAGCTCGACCGCGACGCCGCGGAGCTGCGCGCGCTCACCGAGGGCTGCTTCGACCACTACGCCGAGCTGCTCGCCGAGCCGTTCGTCTTCGACTCCTACGACCAGGCGTTCGTGCCGGGCCAGAACTGGGGCGCGCTGGAGACCCCGGGCTGCGTGACCTACCGCGACGAGCTGCTGCCCCGCGGCCGGGTGAGCGAGCCGATGCGGGTGCGCCGCGCGACGATCGTGGCCCACGAGATGGCGCACATGTGGTTCGGCAACCTGGTCACGATGCGCTGGTGGGAGGACACCTGGCTCAACGAGTCCTTCGCCGACTACATGGGCTACCGCGTCGCGCGCGACGGGGCCGGGTACGCCGACACGCTGGTCGCCCACGAGGCGCGCCGCAAGCCGCGGGCCTACGACGCCGACCTGCGTGGCTCCACCCACCCGGTCGCGCCGCGCGCCGAGGACGTGCCCGACGTGGACGCGGCGTTCAACAACTTCGACCAGATCTCCTACGCCAAGGGCAACTCGGTGCTGCGCCAGCTGGTGACCTGGCTCGGCGACGAGGCGTTCCTGGCCGGCGTCGACGCCCACCTCGCCGCCCACCGCTTCGGCAACGCGACGCTCGCCGACTTCGTCGACGCCCTCGACGCCGCCTCCGAGCGCGACGTCCGCGGCTGGGTCGAGGCGTGGCTGCGCCGCTCGGGCCACGACACGATCCGCGTCGATCGCGACGGCGGCGTACCGGTGCTGACCCGCGAGGGCGAGCGCCCACACCGCCTCCGCGTCACGGCGTACGACGTGGCGCCGGGCGGCGCCTGGACCGAGGTCGGCTCCCGCTTCGTCGACGTCGCCGACGAGCCGGTGCGCCTCGAGGACTGGGCCGGTCGGGTCGTGGTGCCGAACAGCCACGGCGAGACCTTCGCGCGGCTGCGCCTGGACCCGCTCTCCTGGGACGCGGCGCGCGCCGGGCTGTCCGGCCTCGACGACGTGGCTGTCCGCACGGTGCTGTGGCAGCACGCCTTCGAGCTGGTGCAGTCGCGGCTGCTCCCGGTCGAGGAGTACGCCGACCTGGTGGCCACCCACCTGCCCGCGGAGTCGCATCCCGAGCTGCTCGAGGCGGTGCTGGAGCGCACCCTCGACGAGGTGCTGCTGCGCCGGACCGCGCCGGGCGACGCCGAGTGGCTCCTCGCGGTGGTCGCCGCGGCCTGCGCGCGTGGGCTGGCGGACGGCGCCGGGGACCCCGAGCGCGCCCTGGCCTGCACCCGCGGCCTGATCGCCACCGCCACCGACGTCGACCTGCTGGGCGGCTGGCTGGCCGCGGCCCGCGCCGGTGGGCGCACCGCCGAGGGCGTCGAGCTGACGCCGGGACTTCTCTGGGGGATCGTGCACCGCCTCGCCGAGCTGGGGGCGCTGGACGCCGCCGTGATCGAGGAGGAGCGGCGCCGCGACGGCACCGTCGACGGCGAGCTCGGCGCCGCGCGGGCGCTGGCGGCCCGCCCCACCGAGGAGGCCAAGGCGGAGGCGTGGGCGCGGATGGCCGACGACCCCGAGGTCTCCAACCGGCTCTACGCCGCGCTCGCCGCGGGGCTGTGGTCGCCGGGGCAGACCGACCTGCTCGCGCCGTACGTCGCCCGCTACCTCGCCGAGTCGCCCGGCATCGCCGAGCGCCGCGGCCAGGCGTTCTCCCAGGTCGTGGGCCGCGCCTTCCCCGCGCTCGCCCTCGACCCCACGCAGGTGCAGCTGCTGCGCGACGCCCTCGACGGCGAGATGCCCCCGGTGCTGCGCCGGCACTGGCAGGACCGCCTCGACGACCTCTGACCCCTCGCCGAGTCGGGGCCACTGGTTGCGCGAGTCGGCGCCGATGGTGCGGCGAGTCGGGGCAAATGGCGGGCACTGTCGGCGGATGTGACTAGGTTCACCCCTGTGAGGGTCGCTGTCGTCCGGGAGACCCGCGAGCACGAGACGCGGGTGGCGCTGACACCTGAGCTGGTCACCAAGCTGACCGGCCTCGGGTGGGAGGTCGCGGTCGAGCCCGGCGCCGGCGAGCGGGCGATGCACCTCGACGAGGACTACGTCGTGGCCGGTGCGGTCCTCGACCCCGACCTCGCCGTCGACCTCTCCGGGGCCGACCTGGTGCTCTCGGTGCAGCCGCTCTCGCCCGCACGCGTACGCCGCCTGCGCCGCGGCGCCACCACCATCTCCTTCCTGCCCGCGACCCAGGAGCCCGCCCTGGTCGCGGACCTGCGCGACGTCGGGGCGACCTCGTTCGCGATGGAGCTGGTCCCGCGGATCTCGCGCGCGCAGTCGATGGACGCGCTCTCCTCGCAGTCGCTGGTGGCGGGCTACCGCTGCGCGGTCGTCTGCGCCGGGCTGCTGCGCCGCTTCCTGCCGCTCAACATGACCGCCGCCGGCACGGTCCCGCCCGCCGAGGTCGTCGTCCTGGGCGCCGGGGTCGCCGGGCTCCAGGCGATCGCGACCACGCGGCGCCTCGGCGCCGTCGTGCGCGCCTACGACGTGCGCGCCGCCGCGGCGGAGGAGATCCGCTCGGTGGGAGCCCACGCGATCGAGCTCGACCTGCCCACGCTCGAGGGCGCCGGCGGCTACGCCCGGGAGATGTCGCAGGAGCGCGCCGAGCTCCAGCGCGAGCTGCTGGCGCCGTACGTCGCGGCGGCCGACGCCCTGATCACCACCGCCGCCGTGCCCGGCCGGGCGGCGCCGCTGCTGGTCACCGCCGCGATGGTCGAGCAGATGCGGGCCGGGTCGGTCGTCGTCGACCTGGCCGCGGACGCCCCGACCGGCGGCAACGTCGAGGGCTCGGTGCCCGGCGAGGTGGTGCGGGTCGGGCGGGCCCAGGTGTGGGGCGGTCGCAACGTGCCCGCCCAGATGCCGGAGCCGGCCTCGCGCCTCTACGCCGCCAACGTCGCCCACCTGGTCGCCCTGCTGACTCGCGAGGGCGCCCTCGACCCCGACTGGGAGGACGAGATCGTGGCCACCAGCTGCGTGACCCACGACGGCCAGGTGCGCCACGAGCCGGCGCGGCTGCTGCTCGAGGACGCCGGAGGTGAGACGGCGTGAGCGACCCCATCGCCTGGCTCACGATCTTCGTGCTGAGCGTGGCCGTCGGCATCGAGGTGATCGCCAAGGTCTCCTCCACCCTGCACACCCCGCTCATGTCCGGCGCCAACGCCATCCACGGCGTGATCCTGCTCGGCGCCGTCATCGTCACCGGCACCACCGAGTCCACGCTCGCGCTGGTGGTCGGGCTGGTCGCGATCGTGCTGGCCGCGATCAACATGGCCGGCGGCTTCGTGGTGACCGACCGGATGCTGCAGATGTTCGGCCGGCGCCGCCCGGCCAAGGACGCCGCGTCCCAGCGGGGGAGCACCCGATGACCCCCACCTGGGCCCAGCTGGTCTACCTGGCCTGCGCGGTCGGCTTCATCCTGGCCCTCAAGGGACTGGCCGGCCCGCGCACCGCACGCGCCGGCAACCTCGTCGGCGCGGGCGCCGCGGTGGTCGCGGTGGCGGTCCCGTTCTTCTACCTCGACCTCGACCACGTCGCGCTGATCCTCGGCGCGATCGCGGTCGGCACCCTGGTCGGGGTGCTCGGCGCCCGACGGGTGCAGATGACCCAGATGCCGCAGATGGTCGCGCTGTTCAACGGCGTCGGCGGCGGTGCGGCCGCGTTGGTGGCGCTGCTCGAGCTGACCCACATGGGGGCGGCGACCCCCGGCTTCGACCTCGCGGCGACCGGGTTCACGCTGGCCGTCGGCGCGGTCTCCTTCGCCGGGTCCGCGATCACCTTCGCCAAGCTCCAGGAGCTGATGACCTCCCGGCCGGTGGTGTTCCCCGGCCTGCCGGTGCTCTTCGGGCTCGCGGCCGTCGCCGCAGTGGTGCTCGCGGTGCTGGTGGTCCGCGACCCGTCGGTCCCGCTCGGCGTCGCGCTGGCCGCGGTCGGCCTGCTCCTCGGCGTACTCCTGGTGCTGCCGGTCGGCGGCGCCGACGTCCCCATCGTGATCAGCCTGCTCAACGCCTTCACCGGCCTGACCGTGGCCGCCGGCGGCTACGTCCTGGGCAACGTCGTCCTGCTGGTCGCCGGCACCCTCGTCGGCGCCTCCGGCACCTTCCTGACCCTGCTGATGGCCCGGGCGATGGGCCGCTCGGTCACCAGCATCCTCTTCGGCGCCCTGCGCGGGGGCTCCACGCTCGGCGCCGGTGTCGCCTCCGACCGCCCGGTGCGCTCCGCCGGCCCGGAGGACGTCGCGATCGCGCTGGGGTACGCCGAGCGCGTGATCGTGGTGCCCGGCTACGGCCTGGCGGTGGCGCAGGCCCAGCACACGCTGCGCGAGATCGTCGACCTGCTCACCGAGCGCGGCGTCCGGGTGGACTACGCGA includes the following:
- the treY gene encoding malto-oligosyltrehalose synthase, translating into MRVPTSTYRLQITQDLDLFAAARLLPYLHELGVDWVYLSPLLAAEPGSTHGYDVVAHDHVDSSRGGAEGLAAVSAEARRLGMGVLVDIVPNHVGVATPAANPWWWDVLKHGRDAQHAPAFDIDWNPTGQRLRIPVVGDDDQTLDGGPVGHLDVVEGPDGEPELRYHDHRFPVAPGSADDWGKPGVAATTVHDRQHYELVNWRVADDGLNYRRFFAVNTLAAVRVEEPEVFADTHVEIRRWFTEGLVDGLRVDHPDGLRDPGKYLDDLAALTGGAYVLVEKILEPGEQLPSSWATAGTTGYDALAHLDRVLTDPAGQEPLDALEARLRGAPVDWHEMVHGTKREVADNLLHSEVRRIVRDLRREDPPLPAFRAEDAIGELMACFPVYRSYLPEGREHLEHAFAEARRRRPDLAGTFDRLEPKLFHGEADGTRRFQQTSGMVMAKGVEDCAFYRWSRLTSLNEVGGDPSVFALPVSGFHEAMAERQQHWPHAMTTLSTHDTKRGEDVRARITALAEIPEVWAAALDRLLALSPVPAPGFGSLLWQAVLGAWPADRDRLHGYAEKAMREAGDRTTWTAPDADYEAAVHAAVDSAFDVPEVAAVLDDLLAQVTVPGWSNSLAAKLVALTMPGVPDVYQGSELWEQSLVDPDNRRWVDFETRAELLRAGAWEPPTPRVDDPGSAKLHVTATALRLRRDRPELFTSYAGVGASGPAADHVLAFDRGGAVTVATRLPIGFAARGGWGATTLALAPGRYVDTLTGTIHESGPEGIALSGLLDRLPVALLVPATDEEK
- the glgX gene encoding glycogen debranching protein GlgX, with protein sequence MIDPADAAPEVWPGQPYPLGATFDGSGTNFALFSEVAERVELCLFDETADGTLSETRLELTEVDAYVWHCYLPRIQPGQRYGYRVHGPWDPEQGLRCNPNKLLLDPYAKATTGDIDWDQALFSYNFGDEGSRNDEDSAPHMTHGVVINPYFDWEGDRRPGYAYNDTLIYEAHVKGLTELHPDVPDEQRGTYAGVAHPAVIAHLQKLGVTAIELMPVHQFVQDSTLLEKGLRNYWGYNTLGFFAPHADYASTGRDPATLGAQVQEFKSMVKALHAAGIEVILDVVYNHTAEGNHLGPTLSFRGIDNQAYYRLVEDDPRYYMDYTGTGNSLNVRHPHSLQLIMDSLRYWVTEMHVDGFRFDLASTLAREFYEVDRLATFFELVQQDPVVSQVKLIAEPWDVGPGGYQVGGFPPQWTEWNGAYRDTVRDFWRGEPSLGEFASRLAGSSDLYEHSGRRPFASINFVTAHDGFTLRDLVSYNEKHNDANGEDNNDGESHNRSNNHGVEGPTDDPEILAARARAQRNLITTLLLSQGVPMLLHGDELGRTQQGNNNTYAQDSELSWVDWKDADLPLVEFTAAVARLRRDHPTFRRKRFFTGGTVRVPDGGDGDRLNDIVWLHLDGRPIEDDQWDDGAKALGMYLNGHGIAGRDERGQPIVDDHFVLYFNADGPATITLPPEEYAEAWDVVIDTGGDADASPPLAAGATYELDTCSVLVLREHREAETEPDVSVAASVAAQAANASQAGATGGQG
- a CDS encoding acyl-CoA dehydrogenase family protein, translated to MKRAIYDEDHEAFRGSVREFLERSVLPDVEQYAEAKAIPREFWLEAGRQGLLGLAIPEEYGGAGADDYRFNAVLLEELNKVNAALGSCVGIHADITAPYLVELGTEEQKKRWLPGVAAGEILLAIGMTEPSGGSDLAALRTTAVRDGDSWVINGSKTFITNGYSADLVLVAARTSPEKKARGITLFAVETGTPGFSRGRKLDKVGQDESDTAELFFEDVRVTDAEIVGELDGGFIHMMQKLPQERLGCAISNVAHAAQILEETIAYAKERKAFGQSIGQFQHNKFLLAEQVTKIEVTQAYIDQCVVAHDAGELSPIDAAKAKWWSSQVQNEVLDHCVQLHGGYGFMNEYRVARAWRDARVSKIWAGSNEIMKELIGRDLGL
- a CDS encoding VIT1/CCC1 transporter family protein; translated protein: MSPKARHPASATHAGEPGVPGSGGGVRGRLNWLRAGVMGANDGVVSTAGLVVGVAGATTDQGAIAVAGVSGLVSGAISMAAGEYLSTSTQRDSELAMLDTERRELAEQPEAERDELAGLLVERGLSEETAREAAEQMMARDPLAAHARVELGIDPDDITNPWAAAFASAVSFVTGAALPLLVILLAPDDIRVVVTVLSVLVALAITGFTSATLGYAPRTRAVVRNVAGGALAMGVTYGIGSLLGTQV
- the thpR gene encoding RNA 2',3'-cyclic phosphodiesterase is translated as MRMFAAVVPPEEVVADLDAFLNVRRDAGPFRWASAEQLHVTVAFYADVPERALDDLVERLGRAAAKRTAFETRIAGGGAFPHVAGARVIWAGLDLDEEGRTELDRLATGARAAASRAGVAVDGQRFRPHVTLARLRHPDDVSDWVRLLDTYEGPAWTIDRLRLIASHLGEGPRGRPRYELVDELLLGR
- the pepN gene encoding aminopeptidase N; this encodes MSLTLDEARARAAQLSDVAYDIELDLTDPAAETFGCRTRVTFTTTGPDTFLELSGARDLEVLVDGAPAPTSYDGRRIALTGLPTGVPVRVEVTARVPYVTDGDGMHRFTDPADGETYLSAYLGMDVSQRVFACFDQVDLKAPVTMTVHADPAWTVLANGRAREHGDGTWRFATTPPIPTNMVVVCAGPWHSVTWEHRGLPFGWHARRSLAAELDRDAAELRALTEGCFDHYAELLAEPFVFDSYDQAFVPGQNWGALETPGCVTYRDELLPRGRVSEPMRVRRATIVAHEMAHMWFGNLVTMRWWEDTWLNESFADYMGYRVARDGAGYADTLVAHEARRKPRAYDADLRGSTHPVAPRAEDVPDVDAAFNNFDQISYAKGNSVLRQLVTWLGDEAFLAGVDAHLAAHRFGNATLADFVDALDAASERDVRGWVEAWLRRSGHDTIRVDRDGGVPVLTREGERPHRLRVTAYDVAPGGAWTEVGSRFVDVADEPVRLEDWAGRVVVPNSHGETFARLRLDPLSWDAARAGLSGLDDVAVRTVLWQHAFELVQSRLLPVEEYADLVATHLPAESHPELLEAVLERTLDEVLLRRTAPGDAEWLLAVVAAACARGLADGAGDPERALACTRGLIATATDVDLLGGWLAAARAGGRTAEGVELTPGLLWGIVHRLAELGALDAAVIEEERRRDGTVDGELGAARALAARPTEEAKAEAWARMADDPEVSNRLYAALAAGLWSPGQTDLLAPYVARYLAESPGIAERRGQAFSQVVGRAFPALALDPTQVQLLRDALDGEMPPVLRRHWQDRLDDL